The Tripterygium wilfordii isolate XIE 37 chromosome 17, ASM1340144v1, whole genome shotgun sequence genome has a window encoding:
- the LOC119981673 gene encoding ubiquitin-like domain-containing CTD phosphatase isoform X2 — MPETEGAAELFGKKMASSSSVSASASSSSSLSEEELTLTVKWCGKEYTVRVCGDDSVAELKRRICELTTVLPKRQKLLYPKVGNKLSDDSVLLSQLPLKSSLKMTMIGTVEDEIIVDPVDSPEIMDDFELGQDETIDIKDKEVNKQKLRRRINQYKIELRNPCRKGKKLLVLDIDYTLFDHRSTAENPLELMRPSVYAEYDIMIWSATSMKWVELKMGQLGVLSNPDYKITALIDHLARITVQSDFGVFDCKPLGLIWAQFPEFYSSKNTIMFDDLQRNFVMNPQNGLTIKPFRKAHANRDSDQELVKLTQYLLTIAELDDLSILDHKNWKFFSEDSAKRRRHE; from the exons ATGCCCGAGACGGAAGGCGCAGCCGAGCTCTTCGGGAAAAAAATGGCTTCTTCTTCGTCAGTCTCTGCATCCGCTTCGAGCTCCTCTTCTTTGTCAGAGGAAGAGCTAACTCTGACAGTGAAGTGGTGTGGGAAAGAGTACACTGTCAGAGTGTGCGGTGACGACTCAGTGGCCGAGTTGAAGCGCCGAATTTGTGAGCTCACCACCGTCTTGCCCAAGCGCCAGAAGCTTCTCTACCCCAAAGTTGGAAACAAGCTCTCCGATGACTCCGTCTTGCTCTCTCAACTCCCACTCAAATCCTCTCTCAAGATGACCATGATAGG AACTGTAGAAGATGAGATAATTGTGGATCCAGTGGACTCACCGGAAATCATGGATGATTTTGAGCTTGGGCAAGATGAAACTATTGACATTAAAGACAAAGAAGTCAATAAGCAGAAGTTAAGGAGACGCATAAATCAGTACAAG ATTGAGCTACGGAATCCATGTCGGAAAGGAAAGAAATTACTTGTTCTGGATATTGATTACACTCTGTTTGATCATCGATCAACAGCAGAGAACCCACTTGAACTCATGCGGCCTT CTGTCTATGCAGAGTATGACATCATGATATGGTCCGCAACCAG CATGAAGTGGGTTGAATTGAAGATGGGACAGCTTGGAGTTCTCAGTAATCCTGACTACAAAATAACTGCTCTTATAGATCATTTGGCTAGGATTACAGTTCAATCGGATTTTGGGGTCTTTGATTGCAAGCCACTTGGTTTGATATGGGCTCAGTTCCCTGAG TTTTACAGTTCAAAAAATACTATAATGTTTGATGATCTGCAAAGAAATTTTGTGATGAACCCACAAAACGGCTTGACAATCAAGCCATTCAGGAAGGCTCATGCTAACCGAGACAGTGATCAAGAGCTTGTAAAGCTTACCCAGTATTTACTCACCATTGCTGAACTTGATGATTTGAGCATCCTTGACCATAAAAATTGGAAGTTCTTCTCGGAGGACAGTGCGAAAAGGCGCAGGCATGAATGA
- the LOC119981673 gene encoding ubiquitin-like domain-containing CTD phosphatase isoform X1, which produces MPETEGAAELFGKKMASSSSVSASASSSSSLSEEELTLTVKWCGKEYTVRVCGDDSVAELKRRICELTTVLPKRQKLLYPKVGNKLSDDSVLLSQLPLKSSLKMTMIGTVEDEIIVDPVDSPEIMDDFELGQDETIDIKDKEVNKQKLRRRINQYKIELRNPCRKGKKLLVLDIDYTLFDHRSTAENPLELMRPYLHEFLTAVYAEYDIMIWSATSMKWVELKMGQLGVLSNPDYKITALIDHLARITVQSDFGVFDCKPLGLIWAQFPEFYSSKNTIMFDDLQRNFVMNPQNGLTIKPFRKAHANRDSDQELVKLTQYLLTIAELDDLSILDHKNWKFFSEDSAKRRRHE; this is translated from the exons ATGCCCGAGACGGAAGGCGCAGCCGAGCTCTTCGGGAAAAAAATGGCTTCTTCTTCGTCAGTCTCTGCATCCGCTTCGAGCTCCTCTTCTTTGTCAGAGGAAGAGCTAACTCTGACAGTGAAGTGGTGTGGGAAAGAGTACACTGTCAGAGTGTGCGGTGACGACTCAGTGGCCGAGTTGAAGCGCCGAATTTGTGAGCTCACCACCGTCTTGCCCAAGCGCCAGAAGCTTCTCTACCCCAAAGTTGGAAACAAGCTCTCCGATGACTCCGTCTTGCTCTCTCAACTCCCACTCAAATCCTCTCTCAAGATGACCATGATAGG AACTGTAGAAGATGAGATAATTGTGGATCCAGTGGACTCACCGGAAATCATGGATGATTTTGAGCTTGGGCAAGATGAAACTATTGACATTAAAGACAAAGAAGTCAATAAGCAGAAGTTAAGGAGACGCATAAATCAGTACAAG ATTGAGCTACGGAATCCATGTCGGAAAGGAAAGAAATTACTTGTTCTGGATATTGATTACACTCTGTTTGATCATCGATCAACAGCAGAGAACCCACTTGAACTCATGCGGCCTT atcttcatgaatttcttacaGCTGTCTATGCAGAGTATGACATCATGATATGGTCCGCAACCAG CATGAAGTGGGTTGAATTGAAGATGGGACAGCTTGGAGTTCTCAGTAATCCTGACTACAAAATAACTGCTCTTATAGATCATTTGGCTAGGATTACAGTTCAATCGGATTTTGGGGTCTTTGATTGCAAGCCACTTGGTTTGATATGGGCTCAGTTCCCTGAG TTTTACAGTTCAAAAAATACTATAATGTTTGATGATCTGCAAAGAAATTTTGTGATGAACCCACAAAACGGCTTGACAATCAAGCCATTCAGGAAGGCTCATGCTAACCGAGACAGTGATCAAGAGCTTGTAAAGCTTACCCAGTATTTACTCACCATTGCTGAACTTGATGATTTGAGCATCCTTGACCATAAAAATTGGAAGTTCTTCTCGGAGGACAGTGCGAAAAGGCGCAGGCATGAATGA